From Moritella sp. Urea-trap-13, the proteins below share one genomic window:
- a CDS encoding ethanolamine ammonia-lyase subunit EutB gives MNAAYRHQLGSKIYQFKSLADLLAKATPERSGDKLAGVMALTAEERVVAQMTLAALPLKTFLNEAIIPYEKDEVTRLIMDEHDVEAFAIIAHFTVGDFRNWLLTDAATPLILNRLRLGITPEMAAAVSKIMRNQDLILVAKKCQVTTAFRNTIGLDKRLSTRLQPNHPTDDVNGIAASIFDGLMYGSGDAVIGINPATDNVAQASKLLTLMDEVIQQYEIPTQSCVLTHVTNTIEAIEQGSPVDLVFQSIGGTEGTNQSFGFDLNILAEANDAALSLNRGTVGNNVMYFETGQGSSLSANAHHNIDQQTCETRAYAVARKFKPLLVNTVVGFIGPEYLFDGKQIIRAGLEDHFCGKLLGLPMGCDICYTNHAYADQNDMDNLLTLLGVAECSFIMGIPGSDDIMLNYQTTSFHDALYARRVLGLRPAPEFEQWLTKMQLFDDTADVVLNNAIPERFSKQLNNLPKGECYV, from the coding sequence ATGAACGCTGCTTACCGTCACCAACTTGGTAGTAAAATATATCAATTCAAATCTTTAGCAGACCTACTTGCTAAAGCAACACCTGAACGTTCTGGAGACAAACTCGCTGGTGTTATGGCGCTGACCGCCGAAGAACGCGTGGTTGCGCAAATGACACTGGCAGCATTACCGTTGAAAACATTTCTTAATGAAGCAATTATCCCTTACGAAAAAGATGAAGTGACTCGCCTTATTATGGACGAACATGATGTTGAAGCTTTTGCGATTATTGCACATTTCACCGTGGGTGACTTTAGAAATTGGCTACTCACTGACGCTGCCACACCACTGATATTAAATCGTTTACGGTTGGGGATCACGCCAGAAATGGCAGCGGCGGTGAGTAAGATAATGCGTAACCAAGATCTTATTCTGGTGGCTAAAAAATGCCAGGTGACCACGGCGTTTCGCAATACGATTGGCTTGGATAAACGCTTATCTACCCGGCTTCAACCTAATCACCCGACGGATGATGTGAATGGTATTGCCGCCAGTATTTTTGATGGTTTGATGTATGGCAGTGGAGATGCGGTAATCGGTATTAATCCTGCGACTGATAATGTTGCGCAGGCATCGAAATTGTTAACACTGATGGATGAGGTTATTCAGCAATACGAGATCCCGACACAATCATGTGTATTAACGCATGTGACGAATACGATTGAAGCGATTGAGCAGGGATCACCTGTTGACCTGGTATTTCAATCTATTGGTGGTACAGAAGGAACAAACCAGAGTTTTGGTTTTGATCTCAATATATTGGCAGAGGCGAATGACGCTGCATTATCATTGAATCGTGGCACGGTTGGTAACAATGTCATGTATTTTGAAACTGGACAGGGTAGCTCACTGTCGGCGAATGCTCATCATAATATCGATCAGCAAACGTGCGAAACCCGCGCTTATGCTGTGGCGAGGAAATTTAAACCTTTATTAGTGAACACTGTGGTGGGCTTTATTGGTCCTGAATATTTATTTGACGGTAAACAAATCATCCGCGCTGGTTTAGAAGACCATTTCTGTGGCAAGTTACTTGGCCTCCCTATGGGCTGTGATATTTGTTACACCAATCATGCTTATGCCGATCAAAATGATATGGATAACTTACTTACCTTACTCGGCGTTGCAGAATGTTCTTTCATCATGGGCATTCCAGGGTCGGATGACATTATGCTGAACTATCAAACGACGTCATTCCATGATGCTTTGTATGCGCGTCGTGTCTTAGGTTTACGTCCTGCCCCTGAATTTGAACAATGGCTGACGAAGATGCAATTGTTTGATGATACCGCTGATGTGGTCCTTAATAACGCCATTCCTGAACGCTTTTCAAAACAATTAAATAACTTACCTAAGGGGGAATGCTATGTCTGA
- a CDS encoding tetrathionate reductase subunit A: MDNKRRQFLKSGLAVGGAGAFAAGYATTTSHAVHGLIEGTAGEKTKHPHYGNSLTPEYKVTENGKLINNPTQRVAPSMCFGCWTLCGLRVRVDNASDEILRISGNPYHPLSNEHQIPFNTSVKDAYIGMAGEAGLDGRSTACARGNGMMEIRKSPYRITQPLKRVGNRGEGKWLPISYEQLLTEVVEGGDLFGEGHVDGLRTIRDLKTPIDPLNPEYGPKANQLLMTNAGNEGRDDLFKRFAFNSYGTRNFGHHGSYCGYGFRAGSGALMNDLNKFAHVKPDLENCEFALYIGMSPAQAGNPFKRQARQLATARTKGNFSYTVVSPALPASSSLAAGNNNNWLPITPGTDSALVLGMIQWILANDKFNKPFLSQPGPNAMKTAGTAHWCNATHLVISDNTHPRYGAFLRASEMDLPFTGKPLSETDPYVVVDANSGDLSLHTQDQPARIFVDQIVETKQGSVQVKSSLQHLKESAFKHDLAFYSAQCDIPVATITALAKRFTSHGTKAVVDSHGGNMHSNGFYNAYTILMLNALIGNINLKGGVMAKSGGYPTSGNGPRYDFTKFKNKVKPKGIFLSRSKFPYQKTSEYKRRVAAGESPYPTRSPWYPISAPLLTEHLSAAVDGYPYRAKAWINHMANPMYGVPGLANLLGEKLKDPRQLPLIVSVDAFINETTALSDYIVPDTVTYESWGMTTPWHGVPTKTVTARWPIVNALTEKTADGRSINLENFLIDIAKKMQLGGFGDNAISDSQGNWHGIHNAEDFYLRAAANLAYVANGVPAASSEDMVLSGLARLLPDMQRVLTPEELGKVAFIFARGGRFEDATQAYKGDEMKYKWQKPLAIWNEKVGTSRNTMTGEYYSGCPTWYPQKLADGTPLTEKYPATEWPFTLTNFKSNIHSAVSNLSPRLNSIKGVNPVYIHPTDAAKIGLTTGAMFTITTPTSATQAMALIVDGVKQGTLGFEHGFGHTELGERAHWIGDKQQPVKMKSHDGVNINDIGLIDPTREGKGVLLDWVVGAAARQALPAKISLG, encoded by the coding sequence ATGGATAACAAACGTCGTCAATTTCTAAAATCAGGTCTTGCTGTGGGTGGTGCTGGCGCTTTCGCAGCGGGTTACGCAACCACCACATCGCATGCGGTACATGGTCTTATCGAAGGCACTGCCGGGGAAAAAACCAAACACCCACATTATGGTAATTCGTTAACACCAGAATATAAAGTGACTGAAAACGGTAAGCTGATCAATAACCCGACGCAACGTGTAGCGCCATCAATGTGTTTTGGTTGTTGGACACTGTGTGGTTTACGGGTACGAGTGGATAACGCCAGCGACGAGATCTTACGTATCTCAGGCAATCCATATCACCCATTATCAAATGAACATCAGATCCCGTTTAATACGTCGGTGAAAGATGCTTATATAGGTATGGCTGGTGAAGCTGGATTAGACGGCAGATCAACTGCCTGCGCACGTGGTAACGGCATGATGGAAATTCGTAAAAGTCCGTATCGGATCACCCAGCCGTTAAAGCGTGTGGGTAACCGTGGCGAAGGTAAATGGCTACCAATTAGCTACGAACAGTTATTAACAGAAGTGGTTGAAGGCGGTGATCTATTTGGTGAAGGCCATGTTGACGGTCTACGCACGATCCGTGACTTAAAAACCCCCATTGATCCACTCAATCCAGAATATGGCCCGAAAGCTAATCAGTTATTAATGACTAACGCCGGTAATGAAGGTCGTGACGATCTATTTAAACGTTTTGCCTTTAACAGCTATGGCACACGTAATTTTGGTCACCATGGATCGTATTGTGGTTATGGTTTCCGTGCAGGCTCTGGCGCGCTGATGAATGATCTAAATAAATTCGCCCACGTGAAGCCGGATCTCGAAAATTGTGAGTTTGCTTTATATATCGGTATGTCTCCGGCTCAAGCTGGTAATCCATTTAAACGCCAAGCTCGTCAATTAGCCACGGCACGCACTAAAGGTAACTTTAGCTACACAGTGGTATCTCCAGCGCTACCAGCATCATCTAGCTTAGCGGCGGGTAACAATAATAACTGGCTACCAATCACACCCGGTACCGATTCAGCATTAGTATTGGGCATGATCCAGTGGATACTGGCTAACGATAAGTTTAATAAACCGTTCTTGTCACAACCCGGACCAAATGCGATGAAAACTGCGGGTACGGCGCACTGGTGTAATGCTACCCATCTGGTGATCAGTGATAACACTCATCCACGTTATGGGGCCTTTTTACGGGCGTCAGAAATGGATCTTCCGTTTACCGGTAAGCCACTATCAGAAACAGATCCGTATGTCGTCGTCGATGCCAACAGCGGTGATCTTTCGCTTCACACTCAAGATCAACCTGCACGCATCTTTGTTGATCAAATAGTCGAAACCAAGCAAGGATCCGTACAAGTTAAATCATCATTGCAGCATTTAAAAGAATCCGCATTTAAACATGATCTGGCTTTCTACAGTGCCCAATGTGATATCCCAGTAGCGACGATCACGGCACTGGCAAAACGCTTTACCAGTCACGGCACTAAAGCCGTAGTAGATAGCCATGGCGGTAACATGCACAGTAATGGTTTCTACAATGCCTATACCATCCTGATGCTCAACGCGCTGATTGGTAACATCAACCTTAAAGGTGGGGTGATGGCTAAATCAGGCGGTTATCCAACCTCAGGTAATGGCCCGCGTTATGACTTCACTAAATTCAAAAATAAAGTAAAACCCAAGGGGATCTTCTTATCGCGCAGTAAATTCCCGTACCAAAAAACCAGTGAGTATAAACGTCGCGTTGCTGCTGGAGAATCACCGTACCCAACACGATCACCTTGGTACCCGATCTCAGCGCCGTTATTAACCGAACATTTATCGGCTGCAGTGGATGGTTATCCGTATCGTGCTAAAGCTTGGATCAACCACATGGCGAACCCTATGTATGGCGTTCCCGGTTTAGCTAACTTACTGGGCGAGAAATTAAAAGATCCACGACAATTACCACTGATTGTTTCTGTTGATGCCTTCATTAATGAAACAACAGCGTTGTCCGATTACATAGTCCCAGATACCGTCACTTACGAAAGTTGGGGCATGACGACACCTTGGCATGGCGTTCCCACTAAAACAGTCACCGCACGTTGGCCGATTGTGAACGCATTAACAGAAAAAACTGCCGACGGTCGTTCAATCAATCTAGAAAATTTCTTAATTGATATCGCCAAAAAAATGCAGTTAGGTGGCTTTGGTGATAATGCCATTAGCGATAGCCAAGGTAACTGGCACGGTATTCATAATGCTGAAGATTTCTATCTACGCGCTGCCGCTAACTTAGCCTATGTAGCTAATGGCGTTCCTGCTGCAAGTAGTGAAGATATGGTGTTATCTGGATTGGCACGGTTATTACCTGATATGCAGCGGGTACTGACACCGGAAGAACTCGGTAAAGTGGCGTTTATCTTTGCCCGTGGCGGTCGCTTTGAAGATGCAACCCAAGCCTACAAAGGCGACGAAATGAAATATAAATGGCAAAAACCATTAGCAATTTGGAATGAAAAAGTCGGCACATCACGTAATACCATGACGGGTGAATATTATTCGGGCTGTCCTACATGGTATCCACAAAAATTAGCCGATGGCACACCGTTAACAGAAAAGTATCCAGCGACGGAATGGCCATTTACCTTAACCAACTTTAAATCGAATATTCACAGTGCGGTATCAAATCTGTCACCGCGGCTAAATTCGATTAAAGGTGTTAACCCAGTTTATATCCATCCGACTGATGCGGCGAAAATAGGCTTAACAACCGGTGCGATGTTTACCATTACCACACCAACAAGCGCGACCCAAGCAATGGCGTTAATCGTTGATGGAGTCAAACAGGGAACGTTAGGGTTTGAACATGGTTTTGGTCATACCGAACTCGGTGAGCGCGCCCATTGGATCGGCGATAAACAACAGCCAGTAAAAATGAAATCTCATGATGGGGTGAATATCAATGATATCGGTCTAATCGACCCAACTCGAGAAGGTAAAGGCGTATTACTCGATTGGGTGGTTGGTGCCGCAGCAAGACAAGCATTACCGGCTAAGATTAGCCTAGGTTAA
- a CDS encoding helix-turn-helix domain-containing protein, translating into MSDKSDNIIAPCLSIYEADDANRHANNLSLWSQEYDQFSQGAFYGRINEVALAHISVFKEYTNQSLRQQCNINDGGIWLGFSTNNKCCRINGLNTPENTIMCRTGQQDFELITPKDFNIFGIVIEQPALQQAFDKQHLALDSITSDPILLPGSPSNTITALRFFTERLLASKLLNITSRIQEDILIAATVELLMQNQPLITTRVSYRKRKTTVDAITQYIQTTAYPTTISELCGIANVSRRTLQYSFESILGISPQRFIRLTRLNHIRRELSEPTQTKPIVDIALDYGFYHPGAFSQDYKLLFGESPSITRQRHMISQLPFPHSDK; encoded by the coding sequence ATGAGCGATAAGTCCGACAACATCATTGCACCATGTTTGAGCATCTATGAAGCAGATGATGCAAACAGGCATGCCAATAACTTATCGCTTTGGTCACAAGAATATGATCAATTTAGTCAGGGTGCTTTTTATGGCCGTATTAACGAGGTCGCCTTAGCGCACATAAGTGTCTTTAAGGAATACACCAATCAATCATTACGACAACAATGTAATATTAACGACGGGGGGATCTGGCTCGGGTTTAGTACAAATAATAAATGTTGCCGCATAAATGGTCTCAATACACCAGAAAACACCATCATGTGTAGAACCGGACAACAAGATTTCGAATTAATCACCCCCAAAGATTTTAATATTTTTGGTATTGTCATCGAGCAACCAGCATTACAACAGGCTTTTGATAAACAGCATTTGGCGTTGGATAGCATCACCTCAGACCCAATTTTACTGCCCGGTAGTCCAAGCAATACCATTACCGCATTACGATTTTTTACAGAACGTTTGTTAGCCTCTAAATTACTCAACATAACCAGTCGTATACAAGAAGATATTCTGATTGCTGCTACGGTTGAATTACTAATGCAGAACCAACCTCTAATAACAACACGCGTCAGTTATCGCAAACGTAAAACGACTGTCGACGCCATTACTCAATACATCCAAACCACCGCTTATCCAACGACGATTAGTGAACTTTGTGGTATCGCCAACGTGAGCAGACGCACCCTGCAATATAGCTTTGAATCAATATTAGGTATTAGTCCTCAGCGTTTTATTCGCCTTACTCGTTTAAACCACATACGACGAGAACTCAGTGAGCCAACTCAAACCAAACCCATAGTGGATATAGCGCTTGATTACGGATTTTATCATCCAGGCGCATTTTCTCAGGACTATAAGTTACTGTTTGGTGAAAGCCCATCCATCACACGGCAACGCCACATGATTAGTCAATTGCCCTTTCCACACTCTGACAAATAA
- a CDS encoding c-type cytochrome, protein MPINNIFRSIIGLSALLLVQAPAFSATPPAAMVCESCHGTAGLGTPNLAPMLAGMDKDYLVEQINHFKNGNRKNPSMTSMVMTLPTPESVQQVAAFFSSLPAPTITDIEKRGDNVIITDPARKLVYQGDWTRNIPACATCHGPSGLGVAHFPRLASQHADYISNQLTAWQSKQRTGDHNYVMATIAQQLTASEIQHLAQYFAAIK, encoded by the coding sequence ATGCCCATAAATAATATATTCCGCAGCATCATTGGACTTAGCGCTTTGCTGTTAGTGCAAGCGCCCGCATTTTCAGCAACACCACCCGCGGCGATGGTATGTGAAAGTTGTCATGGCACTGCAGGTTTAGGCACGCCTAATCTAGCGCCGATGTTGGCAGGTATGGATAAAGATTATTTAGTCGAACAAATTAATCACTTTAAAAATGGTAATCGTAAGAATCCATCCATGACATCGATGGTCATGACCTTACCAACGCCAGAGTCCGTACAGCAAGTTGCTGCATTTTTTTCCTCTTTACCAGCACCGACCATCACTGATATTGAAAAACGTGGTGATAATGTCATCATTACCGACCCCGCTAGAAAACTTGTTTACCAAGGTGATTGGACACGCAATATCCCAGCCTGTGCTACATGTCATGGTCCGAGCGGTTTAGGCGTCGCGCATTTCCCGCGTCTAGCCAGCCAGCATGCCGATTATATCAGTAACCAATTAACAGCATGGCAAAGCAAACAGCGCACTGGCGATCACAACTACGTGATGGCAACCATAGCGCAGCAATTAACAGCCTCTGAAATCCAACATCTTGCGCAATACTTTGCGGCGATAAAATAA
- the nrfD gene encoding NrfD/PsrC family molybdoenzyme membrane anchor subunit: MSITEILVQPQAVAWLPWAVQYFFYIGSAYAAAILFLLSYLFRAHTSHYLRAALVLTMSIGAVVGPLALTGDLHQPGRAWHFYTNLTPWSWMSLGSVFLPLFSALSVLTAWLYLRDDIIELKHSDSAIAQKIALFSLGNWQTTSTQMITVTVLTCLSGLTIALYTGAEIYIVQSRPLWHQPAAPLLWFVTAFIGAIGFALLLLALFPIPAKANAFTQSDQGLIKRALLLSAILAAILLPIWASNNPSFSLYDSQEWLVRLGSLSVSFIACIGIALFASKIALYNRPQLLVMSAISLLCCWYLRWVTIMDVQTIPKFDQGPYPYELPMGSAGLLGILGMAGLWLALALAASEVIAIRTNKSINKPQLAQ, translated from the coding sequence ATGAGCATCACCGAAATTTTAGTCCAACCCCAAGCCGTCGCTTGGCTCCCTTGGGCAGTACAATACTTTTTCTATATTGGTTCTGCGTATGCGGCGGCGATATTATTTTTATTAAGTTATTTATTCCGTGCCCATACTAGTCACTATTTACGTGCTGCCCTAGTGCTTACCATGTCGATTGGCGCGGTAGTGGGGCCATTAGCGTTAACCGGTGACTTACATCAACCCGGACGTGCTTGGCATTTTTATACTAACTTAACGCCTTGGTCATGGATGTCACTTGGTTCGGTATTCTTACCGTTATTTTCAGCGTTATCGGTACTTACCGCTTGGTTGTATCTACGTGATGACATCATCGAACTTAAACACAGTGACAGCGCTATTGCCCAAAAAATTGCCCTGTTTAGTCTCGGTAATTGGCAGACCACCAGCACCCAAATGATCACCGTGACGGTATTAACCTGTTTATCCGGTTTAACTATCGCCCTGTACACTGGTGCCGAGATCTACATCGTACAAAGCCGTCCACTGTGGCATCAACCTGCAGCGCCATTATTGTGGTTTGTGACTGCGTTTATCGGTGCCATTGGCTTTGCGTTATTACTGTTAGCGCTATTCCCTATTCCTGCAAAAGCCAATGCCTTTACCCAAAGCGACCAAGGTCTGATTAAACGCGCATTATTACTCAGCGCGATATTAGCCGCTATTTTATTGCCAATCTGGGCATCAAATAATCCGTCGTTCTCACTCTACGACAGCCAAGAATGGCTAGTGCGTTTGGGGAGTTTAAGTGTGAGCTTTATCGCCTGTATTGGTATTGCCTTATTCGCCTCTAAGATTGCCTTGTATAACCGCCCACAATTATTAGTGATGAGTGCGATCAGCTTACTCTGCTGTTGGTACTTACGCTGGGTCACCATCATGGATGTACAAACCATTCCAAAATTTGACCAAGGTCCTTATCCGTATGAATTACCTATGGGCTCTGCTGGACTACTCGGCATCCTCGGCATGGCGGGATTATGGCTAGCGTTGGCACTTGCCGCGTCAGAAGTCATTGCGATTCGAACCAATAAATCTATCAACAAACCACAACTCGCACAGTAA
- a CDS encoding c-type cytochrome, whose product MKTLSLIISAGLLFTTFANAEANLPDRQTELPAHAKVASSEYLVPRDLATIPNTEFGNKVKQGYSLFVNSQTMRGQYVGNEQNCANCHMQAGMKANSAPLWGAFMAYPAYRKKNDKVNTYAERIQGCFKYSMNGVAPTLDSPELVALTAYSYWLAMGGLLDKYDMQSTPIPEMSDAVVQLGGKADSFVLPEKIAAALPIEQRNKLAGRGYPKLAKSAETPSLERGAIVYKQTCSTCHGDNGQGLKQDGVQSFPPLWGEGSFNWGAGMHRVNTAAFFIYENMPLGKSIQLSEQQAWDVAAFMNSHERPQDPRFTGDLKANKEQYHNHQGYYGKTVNGKVVGENAFPAKAMD is encoded by the coding sequence ATGAAAACATTATCTCTTATCATCAGCGCAGGTTTATTGTTCACGACGTTTGCCAACGCAGAAGCTAATTTACCCGACCGCCAAACCGAACTACCAGCGCATGCCAAAGTGGCAAGCAGTGAATACCTAGTCCCGCGAGATTTAGCCACTATCCCAAATACTGAGTTTGGTAACAAAGTAAAACAAGGTTATTCACTATTCGTTAATTCGCAAACCATGCGTGGTCAATACGTGGGTAATGAACAAAATTGTGCCAACTGCCACATGCAAGCGGGTATGAAAGCCAATTCTGCACCGCTATGGGGCGCATTCATGGCTTACCCTGCCTATCGTAAAAAGAACGATAAGGTAAATACCTACGCTGAACGTATTCAAGGTTGTTTTAAATATTCAATGAACGGCGTCGCGCCTACGCTTGATTCACCAGAGCTGGTCGCCTTAACCGCTTATTCATATTGGTTAGCGATGGGTGGCTTGTTAGATAAATACGATATGCAAAGTACGCCTATTCCAGAAATGAGTGACGCTGTCGTACAACTTGGCGGTAAAGCAGATTCATTTGTATTACCAGAAAAAATTGCGGCAGCGCTACCAATTGAACAGCGTAACAAGCTAGCTGGTCGTGGTTATCCTAAATTAGCCAAGTCAGCAGAAACGCCATCTCTGGAGCGCGGTGCAATTGTCTATAAGCAAACCTGTTCAACTTGCCATGGTGATAATGGCCAAGGTTTGAAACAAGATGGGGTGCAATCATTCCCACCACTCTGGGGTGAAGGCTCCTTTAACTGGGGCGCGGGGATGCACCGCGTGAATACCGCAGCCTTCTTTATTTATGAAAACATGCCATTGGGTAAAAGCATCCAGCTAAGCGAACAGCAAGCATGGGATGTCGCCGCGTTTATGAATAGCCATGAGCGCCCACAAGATCCGCGTTTTACGGGTGACTTGAAAGCCAATAAAGAGCAGTACCATAACCACCAAGGTTATTACGGTAAAACTGTTAACGGTAAAGTCGTTGGCGAAAATGCCTTTCCTGCTAAAGCGATGGATTAA
- the eat gene encoding ethanolamine permease produces MSDHKEYLAKRQLKKGTAGWLLLAGLGVSYVISGDFAGWNFGFAQAGWGGFAIASVLMGLMYYTLVLSLAEMSAAIPAAGGGYSFARQAMGPAGGYLTGLAILIEYALAPAAIVIFIGSAVNALLGVDGPFVYALFYLVFIGIHLAGVGEALKVMMVISGLAVFAIIATAVALIGEFDVNNLYDIAVTDAVGASEFMPMGWYGVWAALPFAMWLFLAVEGVPLAAEEAKDPAKDVPKGIIAAMIFLLFTALLVVVLLAGAVGADVIGKSAVPLVDALKISGNETLATWVNVLGLAGLVASFFSIIYGYSRLVFALSRAGYLPSSLSLTSKRKVPSRALIVPGVFGFLVSLSGEGDLILAMAVVGATVSYALMSLSHILLRIKQPDLIRPYKTPGGVVTSSISLLLSLVALTGVYAFDPRAFNLTFGLFVIGGLYYFFVSKHNLIADSAEEEFALLSQAELELQPDERGELANTV; encoded by the coding sequence ATGTCTGATCATAAGGAATATCTCGCGAAGAGACAATTGAAAAAGGGAACTGCAGGTTGGCTCTTATTGGCTGGTTTGGGTGTGTCATACGTGATATCGGGTGATTTTGCTGGCTGGAACTTTGGTTTTGCTCAAGCAGGATGGGGTGGCTTTGCCATTGCCTCGGTATTAATGGGGTTGATGTATTATACCTTGGTGTTATCACTGGCGGAAATGTCTGCTGCGATCCCCGCAGCAGGCGGTGGTTATAGTTTTGCTCGTCAGGCCATGGGGCCGGCTGGTGGCTATCTTACTGGGCTCGCAATATTGATCGAATATGCGCTGGCACCTGCTGCAATCGTTATCTTTATCGGCTCTGCGGTTAATGCATTGCTTGGTGTCGATGGCCCTTTCGTATATGCATTATTTTATTTGGTCTTTATTGGTATTCACTTAGCGGGTGTCGGTGAAGCATTAAAAGTGATGATGGTGATCAGTGGTCTGGCTGTATTCGCTATTATTGCTACCGCTGTAGCCTTAATTGGTGAATTTGATGTCAATAATTTATACGATATTGCGGTCACTGATGCTGTTGGTGCATCTGAATTTATGCCTATGGGTTGGTATGGCGTATGGGCGGCATTACCTTTTGCAATGTGGTTATTCTTGGCTGTTGAAGGGGTTCCGCTTGCTGCCGAGGAAGCAAAAGATCCCGCAAAAGATGTGCCGAAAGGTATTATCGCTGCGATGATATTCCTACTCTTTACTGCATTGTTAGTAGTGGTACTGTTAGCTGGAGCCGTTGGTGCTGACGTGATTGGTAAGAGTGCTGTGCCGTTAGTGGATGCATTAAAAATCAGTGGTAATGAAACGTTAGCAACTTGGGTCAATGTCTTGGGTCTTGCTGGACTAGTAGCGTCGTTTTTCTCTATTATTTATGGTTATAGTCGGTTGGTATTTGCGTTGTCACGTGCGGGTTATCTACCTAGCTCATTGTCGTTAACGAGCAAACGTAAAGTACCTTCAAGAGCATTGATTGTTCCGGGTGTATTTGGGTTTTTAGTGTCATTAAGTGGCGAGGGAGATTTGATTTTAGCCATGGCGGTAGTCGGTGCGACGGTATCTTATGCCCTGATGTCACTCAGTCATATATTATTACGTATTAAACAGCCTGACTTAATTCGTCCTTACAAAACGCCGGGTGGTGTTGTGACATCATCAATTTCGTTGTTACTGTCTTTAGTTGCCTTGACTGGGGTATATGCATTTGACCCACGCGCATTTAATCTTACATTCGGATTATTTGTGATTGGTGGCCTGTATTATTTCTTTGTCAGTAAGCACAACCTGATAGCTGACAGCGCGGAAGAAGAGTTCGCATTGCTGTCGCAAGCAGAGTTGGAACTGCAACCGGATGAGCGTGGAGAATTAGCTAACACCGTTTAA
- the eutC gene encoding ethanolamine ammonia-lyase subunit EutC, whose amino-acid sequence MSDLHELIAPQSDSVVTNPWRKLRRFTNARIGLGRVGNSIPSDELFKFQLAHAQAKDAVHTPLDIHLLCNDLTLMQTPVMLAEPLVLHSAVADRIMYLQRPDLGRQLNDISCQKLTDYQQMTQTEYDLVIVVADGLSSRAVQDHAVAVISLIALHLAADKTNSWTVAPIIVVEQGRVAIGDDIGELLHAKAVLVLIGERPGLSSPDSLGMYLTWAPKRGLDDSSRNCISNVRPEGLSYNEASLRAFYLLTEARRLSLSGVSLKDRSDTKVVETLQDTQNFLLSKTN is encoded by the coding sequence ATGTCTGATCTGCATGAGTTAATTGCGCCGCAATCCGATTCCGTTGTGACAAACCCGTGGCGTAAATTAAGACGTTTCACCAATGCTCGGATTGGTTTAGGGCGAGTGGGTAATAGTATCCCGAGTGATGAGTTATTTAAATTTCAATTGGCCCATGCACAGGCTAAAGATGCAGTGCATACACCACTCGATATTCATTTGTTATGTAATGACTTAACGTTAATGCAGACACCAGTCATGTTAGCCGAGCCCTTGGTGTTACACAGTGCCGTTGCTGATCGCATTATGTATTTGCAGCGGCCTGATCTCGGACGTCAGCTTAATGATATCTCATGTCAAAAACTAACTGATTATCAACAAATGACACAGACAGAATATGACCTAGTAATTGTGGTTGCAGATGGGTTGTCTTCCCGGGCTGTGCAAGATCATGCTGTTGCTGTTATTTCCTTAATAGCATTGCACTTAGCGGCGGATAAAACTAATTCATGGACTGTCGCTCCTATCATTGTTGTCGAACAAGGTCGTGTCGCGATCGGTGATGATATTGGTGAATTACTCCATGCTAAGGCTGTTTTGGTGTTGATTGGTGAGCGCCCTGGACTGAGTTCACCTGATAGCTTAGGCATGTACCTTACCTGGGCACCTAAACGTGGGCTTGATGATTCGAGTCGTAATTGTATTTCTAACGTACGTCCCGAGGGGTTGAGCTATAACGAAGCTAGTTTACGGGCTTTTTACCTGTTAACAGAAGCACGTCGATTATCACTGTCTGGGGTGAGCCTAAAAGATCGCTCTGATACAAAGGTGGTTGAAACGCTGCAGGATACACAAAATTTTTTACTTTCGAAAACAAACTAA